In the genome of Halostella limicola, one region contains:
- a CDS encoding PLP-dependent cysteine synthase family protein, translating into MKESILDAIGSPLVQVESPEGATVAAKVESFNPAGSAKDRPALSMVRAAEREGAIEPGDRLVEPTSGNTGIGLALVAAARGYDLTIVMPASKSPERRQVMRAYGADIELVEGEMENARARADEIVAETGATQLGQFENPANPEAHYKTTAEEILEQVGDREVDAFVAGVGTGGTLSGTGRRLREEFPEMEIVAVEPARNAVLSTGESGQDEFQGMGPGFVSDNLDLDLVDDVETVKLEDAEAECRRLAREEGILVGQSSGATSLASKRVAERIAEPERNCPPAPAGAKGVESDGGAAAGYDDCPLVVTVFWDSGERYLSTGLFD; encoded by the coding sequence ATGAAGGAGAGCATTCTGGACGCTATCGGCTCGCCCCTCGTGCAGGTCGAGTCACCGGAGGGGGCGACCGTCGCCGCGAAGGTCGAGTCGTTCAACCCGGCGGGGTCGGCCAAGGACCGGCCCGCCCTCTCGATGGTCCGGGCGGCGGAGCGCGAGGGGGCCATCGAGCCCGGCGACCGCCTCGTCGAGCCGACGAGCGGCAACACCGGCATCGGCCTCGCGCTGGTCGCGGCGGCCCGCGGGTACGACCTCACCATCGTGATGCCGGCGTCGAAGTCCCCCGAACGCCGGCAGGTGATGCGGGCCTACGGCGCCGACATCGAACTCGTCGAGGGCGAGATGGAGAATGCCCGGGCCCGCGCCGACGAGATCGTCGCGGAGACCGGCGCCACCCAGCTGGGCCAGTTCGAGAACCCCGCGAACCCCGAAGCACACTACAAGACCACCGCCGAGGAGATACTCGAGCAAGTCGGGGACCGCGAGGTCGACGCCTTCGTCGCTGGCGTGGGCACCGGCGGCACCCTCTCCGGGACGGGCCGACGCCTCCGCGAGGAGTTCCCCGAGATGGAGATCGTCGCCGTCGAGCCGGCGCGCAACGCCGTCCTCTCGACCGGCGAGTCCGGACAGGACGAGTTTCAGGGGATGGGCCCCGGCTTCGTCAGCGACAACCTCGACCTCGACCTCGTCGACGACGTCGAGACGGTGAAACTGGAGGACGCAGAGGCCGAGTGTCGCCGCCTCGCCCGCGAGGAGGGCATCCTCGTCGGGCAGTCCAGCGGCGCGACGAGCCTCGCCTCGAAGCGCGTCGCCGAGCGCATCGCCGAACCGGAGCGGAACTGCCCGCCCGCGCCGGCGGGTGCGAAGGGCGTGGAATCGGACGGGGGAGCGGCGGCCGGCTACGACGACTGCCCGCTCGTCGTGACGGTGTTCTGGGACAGCGGCGAGCGCTACCTCTCGACCGGACTGTTCGACTGA
- a CDS encoding N-acyl homoserine lactonase family protein — translation MVDTTVTLVERGHIRTDLNHIIEGAALGHEENPNPETQMLEGPVYNVVIDHPEATVLWDTGSHPEAGQGHWPAELYAAFEHYDAHEHRLADDLADAGYSVEDVDCVLQTHLHLDHAGGLHEFEGTDVPVVVHEEELKYAYLSAKSDAGSDAYVAADFDRDLNWRVLSRDRATLYEDFEVIRLPGHTPGVLGTKLDLDDHGTVIFAGDQAYVRENYDREEPLGAGLLWSGRDWRESLSLVKELERRHDATVICGHDAADAETIRNELP, via the coding sequence ATGGTCGACACGACAGTCACGCTCGTCGAGCGGGGGCACATCCGGACGGACCTCAACCACATAATCGAGGGCGCAGCCCTCGGACACGAGGAGAACCCGAACCCGGAGACGCAGATGCTGGAGGGGCCGGTGTACAACGTCGTCATCGACCACCCCGAGGCGACGGTGCTGTGGGACACCGGATCGCATCCGGAGGCGGGACAGGGCCACTGGCCGGCCGAACTGTACGCCGCGTTCGAGCACTACGACGCCCACGAGCACCGCCTGGCGGACGACCTCGCGGACGCCGGGTACTCGGTCGAGGACGTCGACTGCGTGCTCCAGACGCACCTCCACCTCGACCACGCCGGCGGCCTGCACGAGTTCGAGGGGACGGACGTGCCGGTCGTCGTCCACGAGGAGGAGCTGAAGTACGCCTACCTGAGCGCGAAGTCCGACGCGGGGAGCGACGCGTACGTCGCCGCGGACTTCGACCGCGACCTGAACTGGCGGGTGCTGAGCCGGGACCGTGCGACGCTGTACGAGGACTTCGAGGTGATCCGGCTCCCGGGACACACGCCGGGCGTCCTCGGGACGAAGCTGGATCTGGACGACCACGGAACGGTGATCTTCGCTGGCGACCAGGCGTACGTCCGCGAGAACTACGACCGGGAGGAGCCCCTCGGCGCGGGCCTGCTCTGGAGCGGCCGCGACTGGCGCGAGAGCCTGTCGCTCGTGAAGGAACTGGAGCGGAGACACGACGCGACGGTGATCTGCGGCCACGACGCGGCCGACGCCGAGACGATCCGGAACGAACTGCCCTGA
- a CDS encoding rhodanese-like domain-containing protein yields MKRRTFLASALATTAVAGCLGDSDDGTTAGPDAGAGETSAAGGDYDINGDFPPNENPRNGFPPEFEEVPEERSVNTDDFGTTTQSGVDVPLVPIDVAEYWYRRREARFADARGTEQYDTSHVYGAVLSTAPDGVENDPVPDWPKDDRVVLYCGCPHHLSGMRAATLIEAGYEEVYAIDEGFWEWHSRDYPMAGTDLSVTPFGHVIQGRADASSAGATAWARHEPTGQREAATIDEDGGYRMTLRFVDVDRDSPIVVETPDYTLEAPLGRLVESTVTADLT; encoded by the coding sequence ATGAAACGTCGAACGTTCCTCGCGAGCGCGCTGGCGACGACCGCCGTCGCCGGCTGTCTTGGCGACTCGGACGACGGGACGACCGCCGGCCCGGACGCCGGCGCGGGCGAAACGAGCGCCGCGGGCGGCGACTACGACATCAACGGCGACTTCCCGCCGAACGAGAACCCCCGGAACGGCTTCCCGCCTGAGTTCGAGGAGGTGCCTGAGGAGCGGTCGGTGAACACCGACGACTTCGGGACGACGACCCAGAGCGGCGTCGACGTGCCGCTGGTGCCGATAGACGTCGCCGAGTACTGGTACCGCCGGCGGGAAGCGCGCTTCGCCGACGCGCGGGGCACCGAGCAGTACGACACCTCGCACGTGTACGGAGCGGTGCTCTCGACCGCCCCGGACGGCGTCGAAAACGACCCGGTGCCGGACTGGCCGAAAGACGACCGCGTCGTCCTCTACTGCGGGTGCCCGCACCACCTGTCGGGGATGCGGGCGGCGACGCTCATCGAGGCGGGCTACGAGGAGGTGTACGCCATCGACGAGGGGTTCTGGGAGTGGCACTCCCGGGACTACCCGATGGCGGGGACCGACCTGTCGGTGACGCCGTTCGGGCACGTCATCCAGGGCCGCGCGGACGCGAGCTCCGCCGGCGCGACGGCGTGGGCCCGCCACGAGCCGACGGGCCAGCGCGAGGCCGCGACCATCGACGAGGACGGCGGCTACCGGATGACGCTCCGCTTCGTCGACGTCGACCGCGACTCGCCCATCGTCGTCGAGACGCCGGACTACACCCTCGAAGCGCCGCTGGGTCGGCTCGTCGAGTCGACCGTTACCGCGGACCTGACCTGA
- a CDS encoding DUF502 domain-containing protein, whose translation MSGPDFEDIVHVAAQEQQEVRRDLQQTILSGIALTIPFFVTVLILLWALNTLSNALAPLAELLVVLGPAEGRSGVVAETMAAALVFGLILAVGFAAQHGPDTHLSKRIDTLIEDLPGIGSIYTSVERMSDVMVSGDTESFQEVKLVEFPREGCYSIAFLTADTPPSIEDAAGEGEMLTVFVPMAPNPVTGGHLLNVPQSRVYDVDMSVEEGMQAVVTTGISIDDGVRDASA comes from the coding sequence ATGTCCGGTCCGGACTTCGAGGACATCGTCCACGTCGCGGCTCAGGAGCAACAGGAGGTCCGTCGCGACCTCCAGCAGACGATCCTCTCTGGGATCGCGCTCACGATTCCCTTCTTCGTCACGGTGCTGATACTGCTGTGGGCGCTGAACACGCTCTCGAACGCGCTCGCACCCCTCGCCGAACTTCTGGTGGTCCTCGGTCCCGCCGAGGGACGGAGCGGCGTCGTCGCGGAGACGATGGCCGCGGCGCTCGTGTTCGGGCTGATCCTCGCCGTCGGCTTCGCCGCCCAGCACGGCCCCGACACCCACCTGAGCAAGCGCATCGACACGCTGATCGAGGACCTCCCCGGTATCGGGTCGATCTACACCAGCGTCGAGCGCATGAGCGACGTGATGGTGAGCGGCGACACCGAGAGCTTTCAGGAGGTCAAACTCGTCGAGTTCCCCCGCGAAGGGTGCTACTCGATCGCCTTCCTCACCGCGGACACCCCGCCGTCGATCGAGGACGCCGCGGGGGAAGGGGAGATGCTGACGGTGTTCGTGCCGATGGCGCCGAACCCCGTCACCGGCGGGCACCTCCTGAACGTGCCCCAGAGCAGGGTCTACGACGTGGACATGTCCGTCGAAGAAGGGATGCAGGCCGTCGTGACCACCGGCATCTCGATCGACGACGGCGTTCGCGACGCGTCCGCGTGA
- the dacZ gene encoding diadenylate cyclase DacZ: protein MAEPSELFAELLSDVDAILLFSPTGSYYEEVVAESEVPVLVVSDEDDVGAEEFVELPLEFDEVAERIRFGIEGALEQGLLEDGDVVTCAVTMFGDDIDTVSRVRVDEDMESGIYDLFSNSRADPSVIRAVLELAIELGKKGQKGKPVGALFVVGDAGKVMNKSRPLSYNPFEKSHVHVGDPIVNVMLKEFSRLDGAFVISDSGKIVSAYRYLEPSAEGVDIPKGLGARHMAGGAVTRDTNATAVVLSESDGLVRAFKGGELVLELDPEDY from the coding sequence ATGGCGGAGCCAAGCGAGTTGTTCGCGGAGTTGCTGTCGGACGTCGACGCGATACTCCTCTTCTCGCCGACGGGCTCGTACTACGAGGAGGTCGTCGCCGAGTCGGAGGTGCCGGTGCTCGTCGTCTCCGACGAGGACGACGTCGGCGCGGAGGAGTTCGTGGAGTTGCCGCTGGAGTTCGACGAGGTCGCGGAGCGCATCCGCTTCGGCATCGAGGGGGCGCTGGAGCAGGGGCTGCTGGAGGACGGCGACGTCGTCACCTGCGCCGTGACGATGTTCGGCGACGACATCGACACGGTGTCGCGGGTCCGGGTGGACGAGGACATGGAGTCGGGCATCTACGACCTGTTCTCGAACTCCCGCGCCGACCCGAGCGTCATCCGGGCGGTGCTCGAACTCGCCATCGAACTCGGGAAGAAGGGACAGAAGGGCAAGCCCGTCGGCGCGCTGTTCGTCGTCGGCGACGCCGGCAAGGTGATGAACAAGTCCCGGCCGCTGTCGTACAACCCGTTCGAGAAGTCCCACGTCCACGTCGGCGACCCCATCGTGAACGTGATGCTCAAGGAGTTCTCCCGGCTCGACGGCGCGTTCGTCATCAGCGACTCAGGGAAGATCGTCTCGGCGTACCGCTATCTGGAGCCGTCCGCCGAGGGCGTCGACATCCCGAAGGGGCTGGGTGCACGTCACATGGCCGGCGGCGCGGTCACGCGCGACACGAACGCGACGGCGGTCGTCCTGAGCGAGAGCGACGGGCTCGTGCGGGCGTTCAAAGGGGGCGAACTGGTACTCGAACTCGATCCGGAGGACTACTGA
- a CDS encoding thioredoxin family protein, whose amino-acid sequence MSLDTMQPTPTFDETAHEDTVDALAEHDDLTYLVWGGDWCKDCRAVLPDFAAALDAAGVPEDRIEHYPVERENGEKVGPKVEEYGIELIPTIIVERDGEEVARFVEEEDRPAAVHIAEQLDELEASA is encoded by the coding sequence ATGAGTCTCGACACGATGCAGCCGACGCCGACGTTCGACGAGACGGCCCACGAGGACACCGTCGACGCGCTCGCCGAGCACGACGACCTGACGTACCTCGTCTGGGGCGGCGACTGGTGCAAGGACTGCCGCGCCGTCCTGCCCGACTTCGCCGCCGCGCTGGACGCCGCCGGCGTCCCCGAGGACCGGATCGAGCACTACCCCGTCGAACGCGAGAACGGCGAGAAAGTCGGTCCGAAGGTCGAGGAGTACGGCATCGAACTCATCCCGACGATCATCGTCGAGCGCGACGGTGAAGAGGTGGCCCGCTTCGTCGAGGAGGAGGACCGCCCCGCCGCAGTCCATATCGCGGAGCAGCTAGACGAACTCGAAGCGTCCGCGTAA
- the purD gene encoding phosphoribosylamine--glycine ligase, with the protein MTETVLLVGGGGREHAIARALEGSDCELYACAGNRNPGIARVAEGFETLDSTDTDPVVEYAESVDATLAVIGPESYLAEGVVDALEDVGVYAFGPKREQARIETDKRFQREFMAEHDVPGCPDFASFTDPDEAAAYIDEYDGDLAVKPTGLTGGKGVRVTGDQITKEEAKEYVRESGYDEFVLEERLVGEEFTVQAFVANGEVRVTPAVQDHKRAYEGDEGPNTGGMGSYSDAVSRLPFMTEDDYAEAVDIIEATVDALDGYRGVLYGQFMLGVDGPRVVEFNARFGDPEAMNTLPVLETDFLDVLTGARDGESLPELAFAEQATVCKYAVPEGYPTDPKSGAKVKVDEESAGDALLFYASVDERDDGIYTTTSRSFAVVGLGDTIAEAEGIAEDALAVAGEEGLRIRHDIGTADLVQRRIDHLNDLRGA; encoded by the coding sequence ATGACGGAAACCGTCCTGCTGGTCGGCGGCGGCGGCCGCGAACACGCGATCGCCCGCGCGCTGGAGGGATCCGACTGCGAGCTGTACGCCTGCGCGGGCAACCGCAACCCCGGCATCGCCCGCGTCGCCGAGGGGTTCGAAACCCTCGACTCGACGGACACCGACCCCGTCGTCGAGTACGCCGAGTCCGTGGACGCGACGCTTGCTGTGATCGGTCCGGAGAGCTACCTCGCCGAGGGCGTCGTCGACGCGCTCGAAGACGTCGGCGTCTACGCGTTCGGCCCGAAGCGGGAGCAGGCCCGCATCGAGACGGACAAGCGCTTCCAGCGGGAGTTCATGGCCGAGCACGACGTCCCCGGCTGTCCGGACTTCGCGTCGTTCACCGACCCCGACGAGGCGGCCGCCTACATCGACGAGTACGACGGCGACCTCGCCGTGAAGCCGACCGGCCTCACCGGCGGCAAGGGCGTCCGCGTCACGGGCGACCAGATCACGAAGGAGGAGGCGAAGGAGTACGTCCGCGAGAGCGGGTACGACGAGTTCGTCCTCGAGGAGCGACTCGTCGGCGAGGAGTTCACGGTGCAGGCGTTCGTCGCGAACGGGGAGGTGCGGGTCACCCCCGCCGTGCAGGACCACAAGCGCGCCTACGAGGGCGACGAGGGGCCGAACACGGGCGGCATGGGCAGTTACAGCGACGCCGTCTCCCGCCTGCCGTTCATGACGGAAGACGACTACGCCGAGGCCGTCGACATCATCGAAGCGACCGTCGACGCCCTCGATGGGTATCGCGGCGTCCTCTACGGCCAGTTCATGCTCGGCGTGGACGGCCCCCGCGTCGTCGAGTTCAACGCCCGCTTCGGCGACCCCGAGGCGATGAACACGCTGCCGGTCCTCGAAACCGACTTCCTCGACGTGCTGACGGGCGCCCGCGATGGCGAGTCGCTCCCGGAACTAGCGTTCGCCGAGCAGGCGACCGTCTGCAAGTACGCCGTCCCCGAGGGGTACCCGACCGACCCGAAGTCCGGTGCGAAGGTGAAAGTCGACGAGGAGAGCGCCGGCGACGCCCTCCTCTTTTACGCCTCCGTCGACGAGCGCGACGACGGGATCTACACGACGACCTCCCGGTCCTTCGCCGTCGTCGGCCTCGGCGACACCATCGCCGAAGCCGAGGGGATCGCGGAGGACGCCCTCGCGGTCGCCGGCGAGGAGGGCCTGCGGATCCGCCACGACATCGGCACGGCCGACCTCGTCCAGCGGCGGATCGACCACCTGAACGACCTTCGCGGAGCGTAG
- a CDS encoding mechanosensitive ion channel domain-containing protein yields the protein MVQWSLFTDQPAALAAAVLALGILLGYLIGKLNKRLLTAAGVPDAVEGTPFERTAQSIGTSTVTIVARLSSWFVYGVAVLTAIHIAELVNAETFWLRVTQFVPQLFIAALVLIVGFVIADKAQLVVSERLRGIKLPEVSLLPKVIKYSVLYIASLVALGQIGVNTTALNVLLTVYVFGLVFLGGLAFKDFLASGAAGIYLLLNQPYGIGDSVRIGDHQGIVQEVDVFVTHIENDEEEFIVPNSRVLDQGIVRVRN from the coding sequence ATGGTCCAGTGGAGCCTGTTCACCGACCAGCCCGCGGCGCTGGCGGCCGCCGTGCTCGCGCTCGGTATCCTGCTCGGCTATCTCATCGGCAAGCTCAACAAGCGCCTGCTGACCGCCGCGGGCGTCCCCGACGCCGTCGAGGGGACGCCGTTCGAGCGGACGGCCCAGAGCATCGGCACGTCGACGGTCACCATCGTCGCCCGCCTGAGCTCCTGGTTCGTCTACGGCGTAGCGGTGCTGACGGCGATCCACATCGCGGAGCTGGTCAACGCCGAAACGTTCTGGCTCCGCGTCACGCAGTTCGTCCCGCAGCTTTTCATCGCCGCCCTCGTTCTCATCGTCGGATTCGTCATCGCGGACAAGGCCCAGCTCGTCGTCAGCGAGCGCCTCCGGGGGATCAAGCTCCCCGAGGTGAGCCTCCTACCGAAGGTCATCAAGTACAGCGTCCTCTACATCGCGTCGCTGGTCGCGCTCGGCCAGATCGGCGTCAACACCACCGCGCTGAACGTGTTGCTCACGGTGTACGTGTTCGGCCTCGTCTTCCTCGGCGGCCTCGCGTTCAAGGACTTCCTCGCGTCCGGCGCGGCCGGGATCTACCTCCTTCTCAACCAGCCCTACGGCATCGGCGACAGCGTGCGGATCGGCGACCACCAGGGGATCGTCCAGGAGGTCGACGTGTTCGTCACGCACATCGAGAACGACGAGGAGGAGTTCATCGTCCCCAACAGCCGCGTGCTGGACCAGGGGATCGTTCGCGTCCGGAACTGA
- a CDS encoding acyltransferase, with translation MTDDDPPARHDRVTAHPTPGPRNSLRHWPDAKSPLRVALNYVAIVLARVSPSLRLKSFLLRRIGVAVGEGVSWGLESTPDVFWPELITVEDDAIIGYDATILCHEFLQDEYRTGEVVVGERAMIGAGAVVLPGVRIGEGASVAANSLVTEDVPPGETVAGVPARPMSSDELADD, from the coding sequence GTGACCGACGACGACCCCCCGGCCCGCCACGACCGCGTGACGGCCCACCCGACACCCGGGCCGCGGAACTCCCTCCGGCACTGGCCCGACGCCAAGTCCCCCCTGCGGGTGGCCCTGAACTACGTCGCGATCGTGCTGGCCCGCGTCTCGCCGAGCCTCCGGCTGAAGAGTTTCCTGTTGCGCCGCATCGGCGTCGCCGTGGGCGAGGGCGTCTCCTGGGGGCTGGAGTCGACCCCCGACGTGTTCTGGCCCGAACTGATCACCGTCGAGGACGACGCGATAATCGGCTACGACGCGACGATCCTCTGTCACGAGTTCCTGCAGGACGAGTACCGGACCGGCGAGGTGGTCGTCGGCGAACGGGCGATGATCGGCGCCGGCGCGGTCGTCCTCCCGGGCGTCCGGATCGGCGAGGGCGCGAGCGTCGCCGCGAACTCGCTGGTCACCGAGGACGTGCCGCCGGGCGAGACGGTCGCCGGCGTGCCCGCGCGACCGATGTCGAGCGACGAACTGGCGGACGACTAG
- a CDS encoding thioredoxin domain-containing protein, translating to MSAPTERNRLDEEESPYLRQHADNPVNWQPWDEQALEAARERDVPIFLSVGYSACHWCHVMEEESFEDEEIARSLNENFVPIKVDREERPDLDSIYQTVCQLVSGRGGWPLSAWLTPEGKPFYVGTYFPKEEKRGMPGFGTLLDNIANSWETDRDEMENRAQQWTDAAKDRLEETPGAGGDAPGSEFLETAADAVLRGADRQHGGFGSGGPKFPQPQRIELLFRAYDRTGRETYLEVAEETLDAMADGGMYDHVGGGFHRYATDREWTVPHFEKMLYDNAELPRAYLAGYQVTGNERYAEVARETVAFVERELTLPEGGFYSTLDAQSPIPESRGEDAGEDEEGEFYVWTPEEVREVLDDETADIVCERYGITPSGNFERGRSVPTVSESVDAIAESYDLDPDAVEKRLDAALDELFDARADRPRPRRDEKVLAGWNGLMIAALAEAGIVLDEEYATLAEDALSFVREHLWDEGSGRLNRRYKDGDVKGDGYLEDYAFLGRGAFVLYEATGDVQYLRFALDLARAVEDEFWDDEAETLYYTPESGEELVTRPQELRDQSTPSSVGVAVDLLLTLGHFVPDESFREVAEAVVGTHGDRVRASPVEYPSLAMAADRAETGGLELTVVADEAPEAWRTRFADEYLPNRILARRPPTAGGLREWLDDLGLDDAPPIWANREADADEPTLYVCRSFTCSPPQTDVDEAMGWAEDLAPSASDDSGADGSEK from the coding sequence ATGAGCGCCCCGACGGAGCGAAACCGGCTCGACGAGGAGGAGAGCCCGTACCTGCGCCAGCACGCGGACAACCCGGTGAACTGGCAGCCGTGGGACGAACAGGCCCTCGAAGCCGCCAGGGAGCGCGACGTGCCCATCTTCCTCTCGGTCGGCTACTCGGCCTGCCACTGGTGTCACGTGATGGAGGAGGAGAGCTTCGAGGACGAGGAGATCGCACGGAGTCTGAACGAGAACTTCGTCCCGATCAAGGTCGACCGCGAGGAGCGCCCGGACCTCGACAGCATCTACCAGACGGTGTGCCAGCTCGTCAGCGGCCGCGGCGGGTGGCCCCTCTCGGCGTGGCTGACGCCCGAGGGCAAGCCGTTCTACGTCGGGACGTACTTCCCGAAGGAGGAGAAGCGCGGGATGCCCGGCTTCGGGACCCTCCTCGACAACATCGCGAACTCCTGGGAGACGGACCGCGACGAGATGGAGAACCGCGCCCAGCAGTGGACCGACGCCGCGAAGGACCGACTGGAGGAGACGCCCGGCGCGGGCGGCGACGCGCCGGGGAGCGAGTTCCTCGAAACCGCGGCCGACGCCGTCCTCCGCGGGGCCGACCGCCAGCACGGCGGGTTCGGCTCCGGCGGCCCGAAGTTCCCCCAGCCCCAGCGCATCGAGTTGCTCTTTCGCGCCTACGACCGCACCGGGCGGGAGACGTACCTGGAAGTGGCGGAGGAGACCCTCGACGCGATGGCGGACGGCGGCATGTACGACCACGTCGGCGGCGGGTTCCACCGCTACGCGACCGACCGGGAGTGGACGGTGCCGCACTTCGAGAAGATGCTGTACGACAACGCCGAACTCCCGCGGGCGTACCTCGCCGGCTACCAGGTCACCGGGAACGAGCGTTACGCCGAGGTGGCCCGCGAGACCGTCGCGTTCGTGGAGCGCGAACTGACCCTCCCGGAGGGCGGGTTCTACAGCACGCTCGACGCGCAGAGCCCGATCCCCGAAAGCAGGGGAGAAGACGCCGGCGAGGACGAGGAGGGCGAGTTCTACGTCTGGACGCCCGAGGAGGTCCGCGAGGTCCTCGACGACGAGACCGCCGATATCGTCTGCGAGCGCTACGGCATCACGCCGTCGGGCAACTTCGAGCGCGGGCGGTCCGTGCCGACCGTCAGCGAGAGCGTCGACGCCATCGCCGAGTCGTACGACCTCGACCCCGACGCGGTCGAGAAGCGCCTCGACGCTGCGCTCGACGAACTGTTCGACGCCCGCGCCGACCGGCCGCGACCGCGCCGCGACGAGAAGGTGCTTGCCGGCTGGAACGGCCTGATGATCGCCGCGCTCGCCGAGGCAGGGATCGTGCTGGACGAGGAGTACGCGACGCTCGCCGAGGACGCGCTCTCGTTCGTCCGCGAGCACCTGTGGGACGAGGGATCGGGGCGGCTCAACCGGCGGTACAAGGATGGGGACGTCAAGGGGGACGGCTACCTGGAGGACTACGCCTTCCTCGGCCGCGGGGCGTTCGTCCTGTACGAGGCGACCGGCGACGTGCAGTACCTCCGGTTCGCGCTCGATCTGGCCCGCGCCGTCGAGGACGAGTTCTGGGACGACGAGGCCGAGACGCTCTACTACACGCCCGAGAGCGGCGAGGAACTCGTCACGCGCCCGCAGGAGCTGCGCGACCAGTCGACGCCGTCGAGCGTGGGCGTCGCCGTCGACCTGCTGCTGACGCTCGGCCACTTCGTCCCCGACGAGTCCTTCCGGGAGGTCGCGGAGGCCGTCGTCGGGACGCACGGCGACCGGGTCCGGGCGAGCCCGGTCGAGTACCCGTCGCTGGCGATGGCCGCCGACCGCGCGGAGACCGGCGGCCTGGAACTGACGGTCGTCGCCGACGAGGCGCCCGAGGCGTGGCGGACCCGCTTCGCCGACGAGTACCTGCCGAACCGGATCCTCGCGCGGCGGCCGCCGACCGCCGGCGGGCTTCGGGAGTGGTTAGACGACCTCGGCCTCGACGACGCGCCGCCGATCTGGGCCAACCGCGAGGCCGACGCAGACGAGCCGACGCTGTACGTCTGCCGGTCGTTCACCTGCTCGCCGCCCCAGACCGACGTGGACGAAGCGATGGGATGGGCCGAGGATCTGGCGCCGAGCGCGTCCGACGACAGCGGGGCAGACGGGAGCGAGAAGTAG
- a CDS encoding DUF7127 family protein produces the protein METPAELEDAAGEREEITITEREYDEESLVAVDFGPAGGTPTVDVIDGTAIVVVDGEQYEFEMPPGASDVAVNGGVLTIRG, from the coding sequence ATGGAAACGCCTGCAGAACTCGAAGACGCGGCCGGCGAGCGCGAGGAGATCACGATCACCGAGCGCGAGTACGACGAGGAGAGCCTCGTCGCCGTCGACTTCGGTCCCGCGGGCGGGACGCCGACGGTCGACGTCATCGACGGCACCGCCATCGTCGTCGTGGACGGGGAGCAGTACGAGTTCGAGATGCCGCCGGGGGCGAGCGACGTCGCCGTCAACGGCGGCGTCCTCACGATCCGGGGCTGA